Proteins found in one Salminus brasiliensis chromosome 13, fSalBra1.hap2, whole genome shotgun sequence genomic segment:
- the fzd9b gene encoding frizzled-9b — translation MEGSPLRVAIALWCQLVLTVSSLEIGSYEFERGRPAKCEPIVIPMCQGIGYNLTRMPNFMDHDSQKEAAIKLNEFAPLVEYGCDVHLRFFLCSLYAPMCTDQVSTSIPACRPMCEQARQRCSPIMEKFNYVWPESLDCSKLPTRNDPNALCMEAPENDTKPEAKKGEGMLPVPPRPRQPGPSGGRPGGSTGVCENPEKFQYVEKSESCAPRCSSAVDVFWSRQDKDFAFIWMAVWSTLCFVSTAFTVLTFLLDPHRFQYPERPIIFLSMCYNVYSVAFIIRSVAGAENIACDRENGELYIIQEGLESTGCTIVFLILYYFGMASSIWWVVLTLTWFLAAGKKWGHEAIESHSSYFHMAAWGIPALKTIVILTMRKVAGDELTGLCYVGSMDVGALTGFVLVPLSCYLVVGTSFVLTGFVALFHIRKVMKTEGTNTEKLEKLMVKIGIYSVLYTVPATCVIVCYFYERLNMDYWKFRGLESKCVAFPGRRNEDCSLEASVPAVAVFMLKIFMSLVVGITSGVWVWSSKTLQTWQGLCSRKLADRTSRKHCGGGSCGSTHCHYKAPAMVLHMSKTDPYSDSPTHV, via the coding sequence ATGGAGGGCTCACCTCTGAGGGTTGCGATTGCGCTGTGGTGTCAGCTTGTGCTCACAGTGTCCAGCCTGGAGATAGGCTCCTACGAGTTCGAGAGGGGGAGGCCAGCCAAGTGCGAGCCCATAGTCATCCCGATGTGCCAGGGCATCGGATACAACCTCACCCGGATGCCCAACTTCATGGACCACGACAGTCAGAAGGAGGCCGCCATCAAACTGAACGAATTCGCCCCACTGGTGGAGTACGGCTGCGACGTCCACTTGCGCTTCTTCCTCTGCTCGCTCTACGCGCCCATGTGCACCGACCAGGTGTCCACCTCCATCCCGGCCTGCAGACCCATGTGCGAGCAGGCCCGTCAGAGGTGCTCTCCCATCATGGAGAAGTTCAACTACGTCTGGCCCGAGTCCCTGGACTGCTCCAAGCTGCCCACCCGGAACGACCCGAACGCGCTGTGCATGGAGGCCCCGGAGAACGACACCAAGCCAGAGGCCAAAAAAGGAGAGGGCATGCTGCCGGTGCCTCCCCGGCCCAGGCAGCCTGGCCCCAGCGGCGGTCGCCCAGGTGGCTCCACGGGAGTCTGCGAGAACCCGGAGAAGTTCCAGTATGTGGAGAAGAGCGAGTCGTGCGCACCGCGCTGCTCCTCGGCTGTTGACGTCTTCTGGTCCAGGCAGGACAAGGACTTCGCCTTCATCTGGATGGCCGTGTGGTCCACCCTGTGCTTCGTTTCCACTGCGTTCACGGTCCTCACCTTTCTCCTGGACCCTCATCGCTTCCAGTACCCCGAGAGGCCCATCATCTTTCTCTCCATGTGCTACAACGTCTACTCGGTGGCCTTCATCATTCGCTCGGTAGCTGGAGCTGAGAACATCGCGTGTGACCGTGAGAACGGGGAGCTGTACATCATCCAGGAGGGGCTGGAGAGCACGGGCTGCACCATAGTCTTCCTGATCCTCTACTACTTCGGCATGGCCAGCTCCATCTGGTGGGTCGTCCTCACGCTCACCTGGTTCCTTGCTGCGGGAAAGAAGTGGGGCCACGAAGCCATCGAGTCCCACAGCAGCTACTTCCACATGGCTGCTTGGGGCATCCCTGCGCTGAAGACCATCGTCATCCTCACCATGAGGAAGGTGGCGGGGGACGAGCTGACGGGACTGTGCTACGTGGGCAGCATGGACGTGGGAGCGTTGACCGGCTTCGTCCTGGTGCCTCTGTCCTGCTATCTGGTGGTCGGGACCTCCTTCGTCTTGACCGGCTTCGTGGCGCTGTTCCACATCCGGAAGGTCATGAAGACCGAGGGCACCAACACGGAGAAGCTGGAGAAGCTCATGGTGAAGATCGGCATCTACTCCGTCCTGTACACCGTGCCGGCCACCTGCGTCATCGTCTGCTACTTCTACGAGCGCCTCAACATGGACTACTGGAAGTTCCGCGGCCTGGAGAGCAAGTGCGTCGCCTTCCCGGGCCGCAGGAACGAGGACTGCAGCCTGGAGGCGTCCGTGCCCGCCGTGGCTGTGTTCATGCTGAAGATCTTCATGTCGCTGGTGGTGGGCATCACCAGCGGCGTTTGGGTGTGGAGCTCGAAGACCCTGCAGACCTGGCAGGGCCTGTGCAGCCGGAAGCTGGCAGACAGGACTAGTAGGAAGCACTGTGGCGGGGGGAGCTGCGGCAGCACCCACTGCCACTACAAAGCCCCCGCCATGGTACTGCACATGTCCAAGACGGACCCTTACTCGGACAGTCCCACGCATGTATGA